A window of the Gossypium hirsutum isolate 1008001.06 chromosome A05, Gossypium_hirsutum_v2.1, whole genome shotgun sequence genome harbors these coding sequences:
- the LOC107959291 gene encoding uncharacterized protein, which translates to MDSFRTSSGFCFNPNSNTIDDADRDSEFSGILEIYVHHARNIHNICIYDNQDVYAKFSLTYNPDDTHSTRIINGGGKNPEFNENLMMKVTQIDAVLKCEIWMLSRARNYMEDQLLGFALVPISQVIGKGKITQDYSLSSTDLFHSPAGTVKLSLSLNTSMALNPQTSPFPETTKTNSSISAEVVLLDRKISESQVILDPVEYSRIEFPDINVVRENQQMVSEYFDGLNPRPGIASFLQLGASHQHLQDYEMTANSPEETHGGSVSPNGSIQNSGFLSSTTTSLSDDRNSADSSEKKSRVGGEPSNTSVTTETNPSQGGCPDTPTSKKGSEAREEKESKYSSKQVFSAPLGNMNLEAEQSAMQQQIVDMYMRSMQQFTESLAKMKLPMDLDKPEHEDRGDLIQNNSKKIEHEKKKDGSRVFYGSRAFF; encoded by the coding sequence ATGGATTCTTTCAGAACATCATCTGGTTTCTGTTTTAACCCGAATTCAAATACCATAGATGATGCAGACCGAGATTCCGAGTTCTCGGGCATTCTTGAGATCTATGTTCACCATGCTAGGAATATTCATAACATATGTATCTACGACAACCAAGATGTTTATGCCAAGTTCTCGCTCACCTATAACCCTGATGATACCCACTCTACTAGAATCATCAATGGAGGTGGAAAGAATCCTGAATTCAACGAGAACTTGATGATGAAAGTCACTCAGATAGATGCTGTCCTCAAATGTGAGATTTGGATGCTTAGTAGGGCCAGAAACTACATGGAAGACCAGCTTTTGGGCTTTGCTTTAGTTCCAATTTCACAAGTTATTGGCAAAGGTAAAATCACTCAAGATTATAGCCTCTCTTCCACTGATCTTTTCCATTCTCCTGCCGGAACTGTCAAATTGAGTCTATCTTTGAACACTTCAATGGCTCTCAATCCTCAGACCAGTCCCTTCCCTGAAACCACAAAAACCAATTCTTCGATATCAGCAGAAGTGGTATTGCTTGACCGGAAAATCTCCGAATCCCAAGTTATTCTAGACCCTGTTGAGTATTCCAGGATAGAATTTCCTGATATCAATGTTGTTAGGGAGAATCAACAAATGGTTTCGGAGTACTTCGACGGTTTGAATCCGAGGCCAGGAATTGCTTCCTTCCTTCAACTGGGTGCCTCTCATCAGCATCTTCAAGATTACGAAATGACGGCAAATTCACCGGAAGAAACCCATGGAGGATCCGTTTCTCCCAATGGGAGCATTCAGAATTCTGGGTTTTTGAGTTCTACAACTACAAGCCTAAGCGATGATCGCAACTCGGCTGACTCTTCAGAGAAGAAGAGTCGTGTGGGTGGGGAGCCATCGAATACATCGGTCACCACCGAGACTAATCCAAGCCAAGGCGGTTGTCCCGATACCCCAACTTCAAAGAAAGGCAGCGAAGCTCGAGAGGAGAAAGAGTCGAAATATTCGAGCAAACAAGTGTTTTCAGCTCCATTGGGGAACATGAATTTGGAGGCAGAACAGTCGGCAATGCAACAACAAATAGTAGACATGTACATGAGGAGCATGCAACAGTTTACAGAGTCATTGGCTAAGATGAAACTCCCAATGGATCTTGACAAACCCGAACACGAAGATCGTGGTGATCTGATTCAAAACAATAGCAAGAAAATAGAACACGAGAAAAAGAAGGATGGGTCCAGGGTTTTTTATGGTAGCCGGGCTTTCTTTTGA